In Mytilus edulis chromosome 4, xbMytEdul2.2, whole genome shotgun sequence, the following proteins share a genomic window:
- the LOC139520099 gene encoding leucine zipper putative tumor suppressor 2 homolog isoform X3: MMASRTNSTSDVFYSDDEFSPHLQNLYSPVSNFSINSSELSGLMTPQRMCSQEDEEDYAHIQLPSHRSGSKIPPEPPVRTSSVSSVRSDYTQRSYPMAYDQEHNYNYGNYTLQYPHHYHYQQHSRRKTWSPNGLKLSMSGGNYTGKSRNCSSSELLDNNNIRTRKCGNVIYEDQEKGPPKLAPVSGMLSKSPAKGIIKPIAFKPVVIGTNSYINNDNIPHDGHVTRHNGVHQSPHSVFMESDRSSSFSSGSAKHFSPDRPDIFSVGNVSRISSSHMDGYVGTPSPSDSGVGELEAMLREKDAEINTLREVMDKNERAIFQVYDEKKKSWAKEVHDIKGDFDQKLKVMQRKAYKTEQVLSLQSYKSQQELKSTQQELEKVKFENDNLKKKNDWIEARYSDMMSLQGRNSSQSSDFQHSFDVNDLQNKVEDLNSSLVKQTEDIQLLQFRLQEKECEIAERDDELSKTFKEVATKTEEVKSLKANLRRVSGDSDMELMDSSFCSCDKEIQTEFRISVSSPSSGINSSSSSDNHSDVALLRQEIKELREALQIKSDQFEKERDQWKDEKNKVIRYQKQLQLNYLQMYNKNRMLEAEVEQLTLDLENRDIKLMAINGGEESMC, from the exons ATGATGGCAAGTAGAACCAATTCTACTTCCGATGTATTTTATTCTGATGATGAATTTTCACCGCATCTTCAGAATTTATATTCTCCTGTTTCCAACTTCTCAATTAACTCTTCAGAACTCAGCGGACTCATGACTCCACAGAGAATGTGCTCCCAGGAGGATGAGGAGGATTATGCTCACATACAATTACCATCTCACCgatcaggatctaaaattcctCCCGAACCTCCCGTCAGAACTTCTAGTGTGTCATCTGTGAGGTCGGATTACACTCAGCGGTCTTATCCGATGGCTTACGACCAGGAACATAATTACAATTACGGGAATTATACGTTACAATATCCTCATCATTATCATTACCAGCAACATTCTAGACGGAAAACTTGGTCACCAAATGGTTTGAAATTAAGTATGTCCGGTGGTAACTACACCGGAAAATCAAGGAATTGTAGCAGTAGTGAATTACTGGACAATAATAACATCAGAACTAGAAAGTGTGGAAATGTTATTTACGAAGACCAAGAAAAAGGACCCCCTAAATTGGCTCCGGTTAGCGGAATGTTATCTAAG TCTCCTGCTAAAGGAATTATCAAGCCAATAGCATTTAAACCAGTAGTCATAGGTACCAACAGCTATATCAACAATGACAATATACCACATGACGGTCATGTGACAAGACATAATGGTGTTCACCAATCACCACATTCTGTCTTCATGGAAAGTGACCGATCAAGTAGCTTTTCTAGTGGGAGTGCAAAACATTTTTCTCCAGACAGACCGGATATATTCTCTGTGGGAAATGTGAGCCGTATTTCGTCAAGCCATATGGATGGTTATGTTGGGACTCCCTCTCCTAGTGATAGCGGGGTGGGGGAGTTGGAGGCCATGCTGAGAGAAAAAGATGCTGAAATAAACACTTTACGAGaagtaatggacaaaaatgagagaGCCATATTCCAAGTGTACGATGAGAAAAAGAAATCGTGGGCAAAAGAAGTTCATGATATTAAAGGGGATTTTGACCAAAAGTTAAAGGTCATGCAAAGAAAAGCCTATAAAACAGAACAAGTACTGTCTCTACAATCTTATAAATCTCAGCAAGAGTTGAAATCCACGCAACAAGAACTAGAAAAGGTGAAATTTGAAAATGACAATCTCAAAAAGAAAAATGATTGGATTGAAGCAAGATATTCCGACATGATGTCTCTACAAGGCAGAAATAGTTCACAAAGTTCAGACTTTcagcattcgtttgatgtgaacGATCTTCAAAACAAAGTGGAAGATCTTAATTCCAGTTTGGTTAAACAAACCGAAGACATACAATTATTACAATTCAGACTTCAGGAAAAAGAATGTGAAATTGCCGAGAGGGATGACGAACTCTCTAAAACATTTAAAGAAGTTGCAACTAAAACGGAGGAGGTTAAATCTCTGAAAGCAAATCTACGCAGAGTATCTGGGGATAGTGATATGGAATTAATGGATTCTAGTTTTTGTTCATGTGATAAAGAAATTCAGACTGAGTTTAGAATTAGTGTTTCCTCTCCAAGTTCAGGAATTAACTCCTCATCATCTAGTGATAATCATTCAGACGTTGCATTACTACGGCAAGAAATTAAGGAATTACGTGAGGCATTACAAATTAAATCGGACCAGTTTGAAAAAGAACGAGATCAGTGGAAGGACGAGAAAAACAAAGTGATTCGATATCAAAAACAGTTGCAGCTGAactatttacaaatgtacaacaAAAATCGTATGCTTGAGGCGGAAGTCGAACAGCTTACGTTAGATCTAGAGAACCGTGACATTAAACTAATGGCTATTAATGGTGGTGAAGAGTCAATGTGCTAG
- the LOC139520099 gene encoding leucine zipper putative tumor suppressor 2 homolog isoform X1, with protein sequence MLPMTRNRNELEMMASRTNSTSDVFYSDDEFSPHLQNLYSPVSNFSINSSELSGLMTPQRMCSQEDEEDYAHIQLPSHRSGSKIPPEPPVRTSSVSSVRSDYTQRSYPMAYDQEHNYNYGNYTLQYPHHYHYQQHSRRKTWSPNGLKLSMSGGNYTGKSRNCSSSELLDNNNIRTRKCGNVIYEDQEKGPPKLAPVSGMLSKSPAKGIIKPIAFKPVVIGTNSYINNDNIPHDGHVTRHNGVHQSPHSVFMESDRSSSFSSGSAKHFSPDRPDIFSVGNVSRISSSHMDGYVGTPSPSDSGVGELEAMLREKDAEINTLREVMDKNERAIFQVYDEKKKSWAKEVHDIKGDFDQKLKVMQRKAYKTEQVLSLQSYKSQQELKSTQQELEKVKFENDNLKKKNDWIEARYSDMMSLQGRNSSQSSDFQHSFDVNDLQNKVEDLNSSLVKQTEDIQLLQFRLQEKECEIAERDDELSKTFKEVATKTEEVKSLKANLRRVSGDSDMELMDSSFCSCDKEIQTEFRISVSSPSSGINSSSSSDNHSDVALLRQEIKELREALQIKSDQFEKERDQWKDEKNKVIRYQKQLQLNYLQMYNKNRMLEAEVEQLTLDLENRDIKLMAINGGEESMC encoded by the exons ATGTTACCAATGACTAGAAACAG AAATGAATTAGAGATGATGGCAAGTAGAACCAATTCTACTTCCGATGTATTTTATTCTGATGATGAATTTTCACCGCATCTTCAGAATTTATATTCTCCTGTTTCCAACTTCTCAATTAACTCTTCAGAACTCAGCGGACTCATGACTCCACAGAGAATGTGCTCCCAGGAGGATGAGGAGGATTATGCTCACATACAATTACCATCTCACCgatcaggatctaaaattcctCCCGAACCTCCCGTCAGAACTTCTAGTGTGTCATCTGTGAGGTCGGATTACACTCAGCGGTCTTATCCGATGGCTTACGACCAGGAACATAATTACAATTACGGGAATTATACGTTACAATATCCTCATCATTATCATTACCAGCAACATTCTAGACGGAAAACTTGGTCACCAAATGGTTTGAAATTAAGTATGTCCGGTGGTAACTACACCGGAAAATCAAGGAATTGTAGCAGTAGTGAATTACTGGACAATAATAACATCAGAACTAGAAAGTGTGGAAATGTTATTTACGAAGACCAAGAAAAAGGACCCCCTAAATTGGCTCCGGTTAGCGGAATGTTATCTAAG TCTCCTGCTAAAGGAATTATCAAGCCAATAGCATTTAAACCAGTAGTCATAGGTACCAACAGCTATATCAACAATGACAATATACCACATGACGGTCATGTGACAAGACATAATGGTGTTCACCAATCACCACATTCTGTCTTCATGGAAAGTGACCGATCAAGTAGCTTTTCTAGTGGGAGTGCAAAACATTTTTCTCCAGACAGACCGGATATATTCTCTGTGGGAAATGTGAGCCGTATTTCGTCAAGCCATATGGATGGTTATGTTGGGACTCCCTCTCCTAGTGATAGCGGGGTGGGGGAGTTGGAGGCCATGCTGAGAGAAAAAGATGCTGAAATAAACACTTTACGAGaagtaatggacaaaaatgagagaGCCATATTCCAAGTGTACGATGAGAAAAAGAAATCGTGGGCAAAAGAAGTTCATGATATTAAAGGGGATTTTGACCAAAAGTTAAAGGTCATGCAAAGAAAAGCCTATAAAACAGAACAAGTACTGTCTCTACAATCTTATAAATCTCAGCAAGAGTTGAAATCCACGCAACAAGAACTAGAAAAGGTGAAATTTGAAAATGACAATCTCAAAAAGAAAAATGATTGGATTGAAGCAAGATATTCCGACATGATGTCTCTACAAGGCAGAAATAGTTCACAAAGTTCAGACTTTcagcattcgtttgatgtgaacGATCTTCAAAACAAAGTGGAAGATCTTAATTCCAGTTTGGTTAAACAAACCGAAGACATACAATTATTACAATTCAGACTTCAGGAAAAAGAATGTGAAATTGCCGAGAGGGATGACGAACTCTCTAAAACATTTAAAGAAGTTGCAACTAAAACGGAGGAGGTTAAATCTCTGAAAGCAAATCTACGCAGAGTATCTGGGGATAGTGATATGGAATTAATGGATTCTAGTTTTTGTTCATGTGATAAAGAAATTCAGACTGAGTTTAGAATTAGTGTTTCCTCTCCAAGTTCAGGAATTAACTCCTCATCATCTAGTGATAATCATTCAGACGTTGCATTACTACGGCAAGAAATTAAGGAATTACGTGAGGCATTACAAATTAAATCGGACCAGTTTGAAAAAGAACGAGATCAGTGGAAGGACGAGAAAAACAAAGTGATTCGATATCAAAAACAGTTGCAGCTGAactatttacaaatgtacaacaAAAATCGTATGCTTGAGGCGGAAGTCGAACAGCTTACGTTAGATCTAGAGAACCGTGACATTAAACTAATGGCTATTAATGGTGGTGAAGAGTCAATGTGCTAG
- the LOC139520099 gene encoding leucine zipper putative tumor suppressor 2 homolog isoform X2, which yields MNRNELEMMASRTNSTSDVFYSDDEFSPHLQNLYSPVSNFSINSSELSGLMTPQRMCSQEDEEDYAHIQLPSHRSGSKIPPEPPVRTSSVSSVRSDYTQRSYPMAYDQEHNYNYGNYTLQYPHHYHYQQHSRRKTWSPNGLKLSMSGGNYTGKSRNCSSSELLDNNNIRTRKCGNVIYEDQEKGPPKLAPVSGMLSKSPAKGIIKPIAFKPVVIGTNSYINNDNIPHDGHVTRHNGVHQSPHSVFMESDRSSSFSSGSAKHFSPDRPDIFSVGNVSRISSSHMDGYVGTPSPSDSGVGELEAMLREKDAEINTLREVMDKNERAIFQVYDEKKKSWAKEVHDIKGDFDQKLKVMQRKAYKTEQVLSLQSYKSQQELKSTQQELEKVKFENDNLKKKNDWIEARYSDMMSLQGRNSSQSSDFQHSFDVNDLQNKVEDLNSSLVKQTEDIQLLQFRLQEKECEIAERDDELSKTFKEVATKTEEVKSLKANLRRVSGDSDMELMDSSFCSCDKEIQTEFRISVSSPSSGINSSSSSDNHSDVALLRQEIKELREALQIKSDQFEKERDQWKDEKNKVIRYQKQLQLNYLQMYNKNRMLEAEVEQLTLDLENRDIKLMAINGGEESMC from the exons ATGAACAG AAATGAATTAGAGATGATGGCAAGTAGAACCAATTCTACTTCCGATGTATTTTATTCTGATGATGAATTTTCACCGCATCTTCAGAATTTATATTCTCCTGTTTCCAACTTCTCAATTAACTCTTCAGAACTCAGCGGACTCATGACTCCACAGAGAATGTGCTCCCAGGAGGATGAGGAGGATTATGCTCACATACAATTACCATCTCACCgatcaggatctaaaattcctCCCGAACCTCCCGTCAGAACTTCTAGTGTGTCATCTGTGAGGTCGGATTACACTCAGCGGTCTTATCCGATGGCTTACGACCAGGAACATAATTACAATTACGGGAATTATACGTTACAATATCCTCATCATTATCATTACCAGCAACATTCTAGACGGAAAACTTGGTCACCAAATGGTTTGAAATTAAGTATGTCCGGTGGTAACTACACCGGAAAATCAAGGAATTGTAGCAGTAGTGAATTACTGGACAATAATAACATCAGAACTAGAAAGTGTGGAAATGTTATTTACGAAGACCAAGAAAAAGGACCCCCTAAATTGGCTCCGGTTAGCGGAATGTTATCTAAG TCTCCTGCTAAAGGAATTATCAAGCCAATAGCATTTAAACCAGTAGTCATAGGTACCAACAGCTATATCAACAATGACAATATACCACATGACGGTCATGTGACAAGACATAATGGTGTTCACCAATCACCACATTCTGTCTTCATGGAAAGTGACCGATCAAGTAGCTTTTCTAGTGGGAGTGCAAAACATTTTTCTCCAGACAGACCGGATATATTCTCTGTGGGAAATGTGAGCCGTATTTCGTCAAGCCATATGGATGGTTATGTTGGGACTCCCTCTCCTAGTGATAGCGGGGTGGGGGAGTTGGAGGCCATGCTGAGAGAAAAAGATGCTGAAATAAACACTTTACGAGaagtaatggacaaaaatgagagaGCCATATTCCAAGTGTACGATGAGAAAAAGAAATCGTGGGCAAAAGAAGTTCATGATATTAAAGGGGATTTTGACCAAAAGTTAAAGGTCATGCAAAGAAAAGCCTATAAAACAGAACAAGTACTGTCTCTACAATCTTATAAATCTCAGCAAGAGTTGAAATCCACGCAACAAGAACTAGAAAAGGTGAAATTTGAAAATGACAATCTCAAAAAGAAAAATGATTGGATTGAAGCAAGATATTCCGACATGATGTCTCTACAAGGCAGAAATAGTTCACAAAGTTCAGACTTTcagcattcgtttgatgtgaacGATCTTCAAAACAAAGTGGAAGATCTTAATTCCAGTTTGGTTAAACAAACCGAAGACATACAATTATTACAATTCAGACTTCAGGAAAAAGAATGTGAAATTGCCGAGAGGGATGACGAACTCTCTAAAACATTTAAAGAAGTTGCAACTAAAACGGAGGAGGTTAAATCTCTGAAAGCAAATCTACGCAGAGTATCTGGGGATAGTGATATGGAATTAATGGATTCTAGTTTTTGTTCATGTGATAAAGAAATTCAGACTGAGTTTAGAATTAGTGTTTCCTCTCCAAGTTCAGGAATTAACTCCTCATCATCTAGTGATAATCATTCAGACGTTGCATTACTACGGCAAGAAATTAAGGAATTACGTGAGGCATTACAAATTAAATCGGACCAGTTTGAAAAAGAACGAGATCAGTGGAAGGACGAGAAAAACAAAGTGATTCGATATCAAAAACAGTTGCAGCTGAactatttacaaatgtacaacaAAAATCGTATGCTTGAGGCGGAAGTCGAACAGCTTACGTTAGATCTAGAGAACCGTGACATTAAACTAATGGCTATTAATGGTGGTGAAGAGTCAATGTGCTAG